One window of Balnearium lithotrophicum genomic DNA carries:
- a CDS encoding DNA methyltransferase has protein sequence MENWAKIVIGDSRKMLEVEDDSVQLVVTSPPYWSIKNYGTENQIGYGQTLHEYLKDLYRVWKESYRVLEPGRRLVINIGDQFARSIIYGRYKIIPLHAEIIAQCEEIGFDYMGSIIWQKKTTMNTTGGANVMGSYPYPPNGMVEIDYEYILIFKKPGKSRKVPKEIKEKSKLTKEEWKEFFSGHWYFGGVRQIEHQAMFPEELPNRVIRMFSFVGETVLDPFLGSGTTAKVALELNRNVIGYEINEDFLQVIRKKLGMDNLDLFSRRIEVIKRKSQIVPEIVDYVPRIQDAKPLIEPDKLRFNKNNLYRVVDILEDGKLKLDSGLTVKLRGIVITDLKRAIKYLKEYVLKKKVYLKFDKNYVANEDFLEAYVYLKNRIFINAQLIKLGTATTERHINFDFKTKFLKLEKENLKLCSEDLGGI, from the coding sequence ATGGAAAACTGGGCGAAAATAGTAATAGGTGATAGTCGGAAAATGTTAGAAGTGGAAGATGACTCTGTTCAATTAGTTGTTACTTCTCCACCATACTGGTCTATTAAAAATTATGGTACGGAAAACCAAATTGGTTATGGTCAAACTCTTCATGAATATTTAAAGGATTTATACAGGGTTTGGAAGGAATCTTATAGGGTGCTAGAACCGGGTCGAAGGTTGGTTATTAACATAGGTGACCAGTTTGCAAGGTCTATCATTTATGGGAGGTACAAAATTATCCCTCTCCATGCAGAAATAATTGCGCAGTGTGAGGAAATTGGGTTTGATTATATGGGTTCCATAATCTGGCAGAAAAAAACCACAATGAATACAACCGGCGGAGCAAATGTGATGGGTTCTTATCCCTACCCGCCGAATGGAATGGTTGAGATTGATTATGAATATATTTTGATTTTTAAAAAACCGGGAAAAAGTAGGAAAGTTCCCAAGGAAATTAAAGAAAAATCCAAGTTAACAAAAGAGGAGTGGAAGGAGTTTTTTTCAGGACACTGGTACTTTGGTGGAGTTAGACAGATAGAACATCAGGCAATGTTTCCCGAAGAGCTTCCTAATAGAGTGATAAGGATGTTTTCCTTTGTAGGTGAGACGGTTTTAGACCCTTTTTTAGGAAGCGGAACTACGGCGAAAGTAGCTTTAGAACTGAATAGAAATGTAATTGGCTACGAGATAAATGAGGACTTTTTGCAGGTTATAAGAAAAAAATTGGGAATGGATAACTTGGATTTATTCAGTAGGAGGATTGAAGTAATTAAAAGGAAGAGTCAGATAGTTCCAGAAATTGTGGATTATGTTCCCAGAATACAGGATGCAAAGCCCCTTATTGAGCCTGATAAATTAAGGTTCAATAAAAATAATTTGTATAGAGTGGTTGATATTTTGGAGGATGGAAAATTAAAATTGGATTCGGGGCTTACTGTTAAGTTGCGGGGTATTGTTATAACGGATTTAAAAAGAGCTATTAAGTATTTGAAAGAATATGTTTTAAAGAAGAAAGTTTATTTGAAATTTGATAAAAATTATGTGGCTAATGAGGATTTTTTAGAAGCTTACGTATACTTAAAAAACAGAATTTTTATCAATGCTCAATTAATTAAGCTTGGAACTGCAACAACAGAAAGGCATATCAATTTTGACTTTAAAACTAAATTTCTAAAGTTAGAGAAAGAGAATCTAAAGTTGTGTAGTGAGGATTTAGGTGGAATTTAA
- a CDS encoding MjaI family restriction endonuclease: MEFKIKTEEIRKLMEIDAPEFPKYATQILNLANQNAQATRPKVVGQMSELIKEFSGKTLEEWEEWYLEHYPDAIEKATKKVLEMVDNFRKVINQIDESMVRKWIRDLVIVKTFVGLRFQEAILRKVADKFSLDYRLSTPEEESKGIDGYIGSVPVSLKPKSYQAKEMLPEEIKIDIIYYEKQKDGLKITIPPALEKKLKIQRNNEA, encoded by the coding sequence GTGGAATTTAAAATAAAAACAGAGGAAATAAGAAAGTTAATGGAAATTGATGCTCCTGAGTTCCCAAAATATGCAACTCAAATACTTAACTTGGCCAATCAAAATGCTCAAGCAACCAGACCTAAGGTTGTAGGGCAGATGAGTGAACTCATAAAGGAATTTTCAGGTAAAACTTTAGAGGAATGGGAAGAGTGGTATTTAGAACATTATCCTGATGCGATAGAGAAGGCTACTAAAAAAGTTTTGGAGATGGTTGATAATTTTAGGAAAGTTATAAACCAAATTGATGAATCAATGGTTAGAAAGTGGATTAGAGACTTAGTAATTGTAAAAACTTTCGTTGGCTTAAGGTTCCAGGAAGCAATATTGAGGAAAGTTGCTGATAAGTTCAGCTTAGATTATAGACTTTCAACGCCTGAGGAGGAAAGTAAAGGTATTGATGGTTATATTGGAAGTGTTCCTGTAAGTTTGAAACCTAAAAGTTATCAAGCTAAAGAAATGTTACCTGAAGAAATAAAAATAGACATCATTTACTATGAAAAGCAAAAGGATGGATTAAAGATTACAATTCCTCCTGCTTTAGAGAAAAAACTCAAAATTCAAAGGAATAATGAGGCTTAG